Proteins from a single region of Brassica oleracea var. oleracea cultivar TO1000 unplaced genomic scaffold, BOL UnpScaffold00975, whole genome shotgun sequence:
- the LOC106320602 gene encoding sulfate transporter 2.1-like has protein sequence MKERDSESFESLSQVLPNTSNPAHMIQMAMANSGSSAAAPPRQDQHDRSKWLLDCPEPPSPWHELKSQVKESFLTKAKRFKSLQKQPLPKRILSILQAVFPIFGWCRNYKLIMFKNDLMAGLTLASLCIPQSIGYATLAKLDPQYGL, from the exons atgaaagaaagaGATTCAGAGAGTTTTGAATCTCTCTCTCAAGTTCTCCCAAACACTTCAAATCCTGCACATATGATCCAAATGGCCATGGCAAACTCAGGTTCATCTGCAGCCGCACCTCCACGTCAAGACCAACATGACCGGTCAAAGTGGCTGCTCGACTGTCCTGAACCACCTAGCCCGTGGCATGAGCTTAAAAGCCAAGTCAAAGAATCTTTCCTAACCAAAGCCAAAAGGTTCAAGTCTCTTCAAAAACAGCCTCTCCCTAAACGAATCCTCTCTATCCTCCAAGCCGTTTTCCCAATCTTTGGTTGGTGCAGAAACTATAAACTCATCATGTTCAAGAACGATCTCATGGCTGGTCTAACCCTAGCTAGCCTTTGCATTCCCCag aGCATTGGCTATGCAACTCTTGCAAAGCTTGATCCTCAATATGGCCTAT